One stretch of Thermoleophilia bacterium DNA includes these proteins:
- a CDS encoding cupin domain-containing protein: protein MTLKEVAQRAGVSESYLSQIERDRARGSVDSLKRITEALGMSMVELFEPDLAERPHLTRATDLKYLSLDEGARKALLTPGLLKHLEVFVGDFEVDGSTGPEAYAHGDSDELLLVIEGCVSLQLGTDDFELVKGDSIFYRSSIPHRLSNTGDSPAQVVWAISPPSY, encoded by the coding sequence GTGACACTCAAGGAAGTCGCCCAGAGAGCCGGAGTCAGCGAGAGCTATCTCAGTCAGATTGAACGCGACCGGGCCCGTGGCAGCGTTGATTCGCTAAAGCGCATCACGGAGGCTCTAGGCATGAGCATGGTCGAGTTGTTTGAGCCCGATCTAGCCGAGCGCCCCCATCTGACCCGAGCTACAGATCTGAAATACCTCTCGTTAGATGAAGGTGCTCGAAAGGCTCTCTTGACGCCGGGACTGCTCAAGCATCTCGAGGTCTTTGTCGGAGACTTTGAAGTCGACGGTTCGACCGGACCGGAGGCTTACGCGCATGGAGACTCGGATGAACTTCTCTTGGTCATCGAAGGCTGTGTCTCGCTTCAGCTTGGAACGGACGATTTTGAACTGGTCAAAGGAGACAGCATCTTTTATCGGAGCTCGATACCCCACCGACTCAGCAACACGGGTGATAGCCCCGCCCAGGTTGTATGGGCCATTAGCCCCCCGAGCTATTGA
- a CDS encoding hydantoinase B/oxoprolinase family protein codes for MTSSQTSDATEEETKTIDGVLLAVLANRMESVVREMTNTLLRSGRSAVLNTARDFSCSLITSENELLASAEGLPVHVIGTELLAKAMTELHPEFSEGDAYLHNDPYLGNTHAADHAILVPVFYEGEHVFTACAKAHQADCGNALPTTYMPGARDVYEEGALIFPCVTVQRDYQDNEDIIRMCRRRIRVPEQWYGDYLATLGAARIAERRLKDLCAKYGLETVRAFVREWFDYSERRITQAIQELPTAEVVGSATHDPYVGVPDGIPLKVEMSIDGEGGRIEIDLRDNPDNYPGGLNESQACATNNVITGVFNSIDPDVPHNAGSFRRISVKLREGCVAGIPEFPHSCSMATTNVADRLVCLTQAAFATLGEGLGLAEGGLGMGISYGVISGKDERYGGAPYINQIFLGSTGGPGGPEADGWPTYYLPVAASLMYHDSTEIDEQKYPLQVWEKRLIRDSAGAGRQRGGLGSKVIYSCKNEPMTVAYSVDGHENPPRGVRGGKGGKPADAWKLNEAGDRTDVEMVDAIEIEPNVRLVSITPGGGGYGDPLTRAPALVCHDVSEGWVSEEEARSSYGVVLVGVEAGRQRRQVDEDATRHLREALEEDLHD; via the coding sequence ATGACTTCATCACAAACTTCGGATGCGACTGAAGAAGAGACCAAGACTATAGACGGTGTGCTCCTTGCCGTTCTAGCCAACCGGATGGAGAGCGTAGTGCGAGAGATGACCAACACTCTGCTCCGCTCAGGCAGATCTGCCGTGCTCAACACAGCTCGGGACTTCTCTTGCTCATTGATTACCTCTGAGAATGAGCTGTTGGCGTCTGCCGAGGGCTTGCCAGTTCATGTGATCGGAACGGAACTTCTCGCCAAAGCGATGACTGAACTCCATCCAGAATTCTCAGAAGGCGACGCGTACCTTCATAACGACCCGTATTTAGGCAACACTCATGCTGCAGATCACGCAATATTGGTGCCAGTCTTCTATGAGGGCGAGCACGTCTTCACGGCATGTGCGAAAGCCCACCAGGCGGATTGCGGGAACGCCCTTCCAACCACGTATATGCCCGGTGCCCGAGATGTTTATGAAGAGGGCGCACTGATTTTTCCATGCGTCACGGTCCAGCGTGACTATCAGGATAATGAGGACATAATTCGGATGTGTCGTCGCAGGATCCGAGTGCCTGAGCAATGGTATGGAGACTATCTCGCCACTTTGGGCGCCGCCCGAATCGCTGAGCGCCGTCTCAAGGACCTTTGCGCGAAGTACGGGCTCGAAACCGTCCGCGCCTTCGTTCGGGAGTGGTTTGACTACAGTGAACGGCGAATTACCCAAGCGATCCAAGAGCTACCAACCGCGGAAGTCGTCGGTAGCGCAACACACGACCCGTATGTAGGAGTGCCTGACGGTATTCCACTAAAAGTCGAGATGAGCATTGACGGCGAAGGTGGAAGAATTGAGATCGATCTGCGCGACAATCCGGATAACTACCCTGGTGGACTGAACGAATCCCAGGCGTGTGCGACAAATAACGTCATTACTGGAGTATTCAACTCAATTGATCCGGATGTGCCGCACAATGCTGGCAGTTTCCGTCGAATCAGCGTCAAGCTGCGGGAGGGCTGCGTGGCCGGGATTCCCGAGTTTCCGCACTCGTGCTCGATGGCGACAACAAACGTTGCCGACCGCTTGGTCTGTCTGACGCAAGCTGCCTTTGCCACGCTTGGCGAGGGTTTGGGACTCGCCGAAGGAGGGCTCGGAATGGGCATCTCGTACGGAGTGATCTCGGGTAAAGACGAACGCTACGGCGGGGCGCCCTACATCAACCAAATTTTTCTCGGGAGTACCGGAGGTCCAGGTGGCCCAGAGGCCGACGGCTGGCCCACTTACTACTTGCCCGTCGCAGCTTCATTGATGTATCACGACAGCACGGAGATCGACGAACAGAAGTATCCCCTGCAGGTTTGGGAGAAGCGCCTGATACGGGACTCGGCAGGGGCCGGACGTCAGCGTGGGGGACTCGGTTCGAAAGTCATTTATTCGTGCAAGAACGAACCCATGACAGTTGCCTACTCCGTCGACGGACATGAGAATCCGCCGCGGGGGGTCCGGGGTGGCAAGGGCGGCAAGCCGGCGGACGCTTGGAAGCTCAACGAAGCCGGTGACCGGACGGATGTTGAGATGGTTGACGCGATTGAAATCGAGCCTAACGTGAGGCTCGTTTCAATCACCCCTGGGGGGGGTGGGTATGGCGACCCGCTCACGCGTGCCCCGGCGCTGGTTTGTCACGACGTCAGCGAGGGTTGGGTGTCTGAGGAAGAGGCTCGGAGTAGCTATGGCGTAGTTCTAGTCGGTGTCGAAGCGGGACGACAGCGCCGGCAGGTAGATGAAGACGCGACACGCCATCTCCGCGAAGCTTTAGAAGAGGACTTACATGATTAG
- a CDS encoding SDR family oxidoreductase, whose translation MRGTGFDLKGRVALITGAGSADGIGFATARSLGRLGASVVIAATTDRIEERADVLRAEGIEVATATGDLTYPDFASGAVRSVVKGLGRLDVLVNNAGMTAISDPESPASLAEMSDEQWHSTINRNLTTAFNVTRAALGPMFEEGFGRIINVASTSGPVTAYAGDAAYHAAKAGMVGLTRALAIEVAGRGITVNAVAPGWIATPSSTKHELAMGNATPLGRSGTPAEVASAIAGLAMPAASYTTGQLLVVDGANSIEEEKTV comes from the coding sequence GTGAGGGGCACCGGGTTCGACCTGAAAGGGCGGGTCGCGCTGATTACCGGCGCAGGTAGTGCCGATGGCATCGGTTTCGCGACCGCCAGGTCGTTGGGCCGGCTCGGCGCATCGGTCGTCATCGCAGCCACCACGGACCGGATCGAGGAACGAGCCGATGTACTACGGGCGGAAGGTATTGAGGTGGCTACGGCAACCGGGGACCTCACCTATCCCGATTTCGCCTCAGGCGCGGTCCGTTCAGTGGTCAAAGGCCTTGGCCGGCTCGACGTGCTGGTCAACAACGCCGGGATGACCGCGATCTCGGATCCAGAGTCACCCGCGAGCTTGGCCGAGATGAGTGACGAGCAGTGGCATTCGACGATCAACCGCAACCTGACCACCGCCTTCAACGTGACCCGGGCGGCGCTCGGCCCAATGTTCGAAGAGGGCTTCGGGCGGATCATCAACGTCGCTTCGACTTCCGGCCCGGTCACCGCCTATGCGGGAGATGCGGCGTATCACGCGGCGAAAGCGGGAATGGTCGGTTTGACCAGGGCCCTGGCGATCGAAGTCGCCGGCAGGGGAATCACGGTGAATGCTGTGGCTCCGGGATGGATTGCGACACCATCATCCACCAAGCATGAATTGGCAATGGGAAACGCGACACCTTTGGGCCGGTCGGGCACACCCGCCGAGGTGGCATCCGCAATCGCCGGCCTGGCGATGCCAGCGGCCTCCTACACCACTGGCCAGTTGCTGGTGGTAGACGGAGCGAATTCAATTGAAGAGGAAAAGACTGTCTGA
- a CDS encoding aminotransferase class III-fold pyridoxal phosphate-dependent enzyme → MINETRLQELLTKERATFAGSHLRSRAAYENATHLFGKVPMTWMNKSAAGHPVYLDTARGAKVTDIDNNTYLDLCLGDTGAMAGHSPEATVEAVQRRFGELGGATAMMPTEDAEWVGEELTRRFGIPLWSFSLSATDANRWAIRLVRALSGRPKILVNSYCYHGSVDESLIVVGPDGEGESREGNVGAPVDVTQTSRVAEFNDLDALERQLAHGDVAAVLMEPALTNIGIILPEDGYLDGVRELTREHGTLLIIDETHTFSAGPGGMTASEGLQPDVLTIGKAMGGGIPCGAYGLSGELVERIESLKDLDLIDTGGVGGTLAGNPVSVAAMRATLGEVLTDDAFVGMTDLATRFVDGVESAFDKYELPWSIRQLGARAEYRFTSPAPRNGTESAAAHNPDLDDYMHIYLANRGILLTPFHAMALMCPATTAEDVDLHTEVFHQAAADLVGT, encoded by the coding sequence ATGATCAACGAAACTCGACTTCAAGAACTTCTCACGAAGGAACGGGCCACCTTCGCCGGGAGCCACCTCCGCTCCCGTGCTGCCTACGAAAATGCGACCCATCTTTTCGGCAAGGTCCCAATGACCTGGATGAACAAGTCCGCGGCCGGCCACCCGGTATATCTCGACACTGCGCGTGGTGCCAAAGTCACCGATATCGACAACAACACCTACCTCGATCTCTGTTTGGGCGATACCGGGGCGATGGCGGGACATTCGCCCGAGGCCACCGTCGAGGCCGTACAGAGACGGTTCGGGGAACTGGGAGGCGCGACCGCGATGATGCCGACCGAGGATGCCGAATGGGTTGGAGAGGAACTGACCCGTCGTTTCGGCATTCCACTCTGGAGCTTTTCTCTTTCCGCTACTGACGCCAACCGCTGGGCGATCCGTCTGGTCCGGGCCCTATCCGGTCGTCCCAAGATTCTGGTCAACAGCTACTGCTACCACGGGTCGGTAGACGAGTCGCTGATCGTGGTCGGACCCGATGGAGAGGGTGAATCCCGCGAAGGCAACGTCGGGGCTCCGGTCGACGTCACCCAGACCAGCCGAGTGGCGGAATTCAACGATCTCGATGCTCTTGAGAGGCAGCTCGCCCACGGTGACGTCGCGGCTGTCCTGATGGAGCCGGCGCTTACCAATATTGGCATCATTCTGCCAGAGGACGGATACCTCGACGGTGTGCGCGAGCTGACCCGCGAGCACGGGACCCTGCTGATCATCGACGAAACCCACACCTTCTCCGCCGGACCGGGCGGCATGACCGCGAGCGAGGGGCTGCAGCCCGACGTGCTCACGATCGGCAAGGCGATGGGCGGGGGAATTCCGTGCGGCGCCTACGGACTCTCGGGCGAGCTGGTAGAAAGGATCGAATCCCTGAAGGACCTTGATCTGATCGACACGGGTGGAGTCGGTGGCACCCTGGCCGGCAACCCGGTTTCGGTTGCGGCCATGCGTGCGACTCTCGGCGAGGTCCTTACCGACGATGCTTTCGTCGGCATGACTGACCTGGCGACCCGGTTCGTAGATGGAGTCGAATCCGCTTTCGACAAATACGAACTTCCCTGGTCGATCCGTCAGCTCGGCGCCCGTGCGGAATATCGCTTCACTTCGCCGGCCCCGCGCAACGGCACCGAGTCTGCGGCCGCGCACAATCCCGACCTTGATGACTACATGCATATCTACCTCGCGAACCGAGGCATTCTCCTGACCCCCTTTCACGCTATGGCATTGATGTGTCCGGCAACCACGGCTGAAGACGTCGATCTCCACACTGAGGTCTTCCACCAGGCGGCGGCGGACCTAGTCGGAACGTGA
- a CDS encoding branched-chain amino acid ABC transporter permease: MDQVIQNVINALSLGGIYALLALGLAIVYSILQLINFAHGALLTTAGYAMYFAISAGMPFAVAVILAIVASTVAAMLMERIGFRPLRGANFAILILSSYAINLIMVTMFQVFISARAKSVNVPSWIEGSLQLGGVQVGVVDLVTIGATVVALVSLVVFFQKTKGGISIRAAAADFDIARLMGIRANVVIAGAFGLSGLLAGVAGVLLVAKRGSVDPHLGDIPVIKAFIAATIGGLGSLPGAVAGGFFLGAVEICLQATLPDALQAYRDAFVLSLVILVPLIRPGGLVRAQEPEGASA; this comes from the coding sequence ATGGATCAGGTAATTCAGAATGTGATCAATGCGCTCAGCCTCGGTGGTATTTACGCCCTGCTGGCACTTGGGCTGGCAATCGTCTACAGCATCCTTCAGTTGATCAACTTTGCTCACGGAGCGTTGTTGACCACTGCCGGCTATGCGATGTACTTCGCCATCTCGGCGGGTATGCCGTTCGCGGTCGCGGTAATCTTGGCAATTGTGGCTTCGACGGTAGCGGCCATGTTGATGGAGCGAATCGGGTTCCGACCGTTACGGGGAGCCAACTTCGCAATCCTTATTCTGAGTAGCTACGCGATCAATCTGATCATGGTGACCATGTTCCAGGTCTTCATTTCTGCCAGAGCGAAGAGCGTCAACGTTCCATCCTGGATCGAGGGATCGCTGCAGTTGGGTGGAGTACAGGTGGGCGTCGTCGACTTGGTAACGATCGGGGCGACGGTAGTTGCACTGGTGAGCTTGGTGGTCTTTTTCCAGAAGACCAAGGGCGGCATCAGCATTCGTGCCGCTGCTGCGGATTTCGACATAGCGCGTCTGATGGGAATCAGAGCGAACGTCGTGATTGCCGGCGCGTTTGGCCTGTCCGGACTCCTGGCCGGAGTGGCGGGGGTCCTGCTGGTGGCGAAACGTGGCTCCGTTGACCCACACCTTGGTGATATTCCGGTGATCAAAGCTTTCATAGCTGCGACGATCGGTGGCCTGGGAAGTCTCCCGGGAGCAGTAGCTGGCGGATTCTTCCTCGGTGCAGTAGAAATTTGCCTCCAGGCGACTCTCCCCGATGCGCTCCAGGCATATCGCGATGCTTTCGTTCTGTCGCTGGTAATCCTGGTACCGCTTATCCGTCCAGGCGGACTCGTCCGCGCACAAGAGCCCGAGGGTGCCAGCGCATAG
- a CDS encoding Lrp/AsnC family transcriptional regulator, whose product MDELDKAILSELQADGRMSYTDLGPKVGLSAPATRQRVRRLIAQEVLQIVGVTDPLRLGMPVMAMLGIRAEGDLRKLADRISQEAAVIYVVHTAGLFDLLVEVVCREPSELLDLVNHQIGSLEGVKEMEKLVYLDIHTHRFNWEVP is encoded by the coding sequence CTGGACGAGCTGGACAAGGCGATCCTGTCCGAACTGCAGGCTGACGGGCGGATGTCCTACACCGATCTCGGCCCGAAAGTGGGTCTGTCCGCGCCGGCTACCCGCCAGCGGGTCCGGCGGTTGATCGCGCAGGAGGTCCTGCAGATCGTCGGGGTTACCGATCCTCTGCGGCTCGGAATGCCGGTGATGGCGATGCTAGGCATCCGGGCCGAAGGCGACCTGCGGAAATTGGCTGATCGCATCAGCCAGGAGGCCGCTGTCATTTACGTGGTCCACACGGCCGGCCTGTTTGACCTGCTGGTCGAGGTGGTCTGCCGCGAACCCAGTGAGCTTCTCGACCTTGTGAACCATCAGATCGGCAGTCTCGAAGGAGTCAAGGAGATGGAGAAACTGGTCTACCTGGACATCCATACCCACCGTTTCAACTGGGAAGTACCCTGA
- a CDS encoding hydantoinase/oxoprolinase family protein has protein sequence MSFRIAVDTGGTFSDVVVANDSSGELWINKAATTPERIFDGVAEALQVEAASHDLSLEELLNETELFVYGTTHTTNAILTGSTAKTAFITTAGHPDTLVLREGGKLNPFDFRHTYPEPYIPKHLTFEIEERIDAEGNVVVALNEELVAAIIADLKHLEIEAVSVCLLWSIMNPIHEQRIGELLSVQLPNVPFTLSHALNPIIREYRRASSASIDASLKPLMQVHLHQMENDLREAGLGGELLVGTSFGGVLTADQVADRPIYSVNSAPAMAPIAGRAYAGSDEAGVIICDMGGTSFDVSLIRDGYIKFSRETWLGEQYTGHMTGLSAVDVKNIGAGGGSIAWIDPGGLLRAGPQSAGADPGPACYGKGGTKPTVTDAAVVLGYIDPKYFLAGRIHLSSESAREAIQKEIAEPLNMSVEQAAHAILTLANEHMVSAISDITINEGIDPRESLIVAGGGAGGMTIGRIADTLGCERVLVPRTAGTLSACGGLFSNIVSEFSASKRTDTNEFDFEGINNTLLSLGEEMNEFFERLKTPTDQRRREFFVEARYPYQAWELEVPINFDQVKGESEVEHLVESFHAAHERVFGVSEPGQHVECIYWKARATAMLPESPLDLVSEKGSADRESWTSPAWFGDETAEDTSRHHGSMLTHGDRITGPSVIQEPTTTVVVYPGWSAVVNEHGDYMMEREAPKEVR, from the coding sequence GTGAGCTTTCGAATTGCAGTTGACACAGGAGGTACGTTCAGCGACGTCGTCGTGGCGAATGATAGCTCTGGAGAACTCTGGATCAATAAAGCGGCTACCACCCCCGAGCGTATCTTTGATGGCGTCGCAGAGGCGCTTCAGGTCGAGGCCGCAAGCCACGACTTGAGCTTGGAGGAACTTCTAAACGAGACGGAATTGTTCGTTTACGGAACGACACATACGACCAACGCGATCCTCACTGGCTCTACAGCGAAGACGGCGTTCATCACTACCGCAGGTCACCCCGACACGTTGGTTCTACGCGAGGGGGGGAAGCTGAACCCGTTCGATTTTCGTCACACCTATCCCGAGCCGTACATTCCAAAGCACCTCACATTCGAAATTGAAGAACGGATCGACGCGGAAGGCAATGTAGTGGTCGCCCTCAACGAGGAGTTAGTTGCCGCCATCATCGCTGACCTCAAACACCTAGAAATCGAAGCCGTGTCGGTTTGCTTGCTCTGGTCGATAATGAATCCGATACACGAACAGCGCATAGGCGAGCTTCTTTCGGTTCAGTTGCCCAATGTTCCGTTCACCTTGTCTCACGCGTTGAACCCGATTATCAGGGAATATCGCCGCGCATCGTCGGCCTCGATCGACGCTTCGTTAAAACCCCTCATGCAAGTCCACCTCCACCAAATGGAAAACGACTTGCGAGAGGCCGGTCTTGGAGGTGAACTTCTAGTTGGAACTTCCTTCGGAGGCGTCCTGACTGCCGATCAAGTTGCAGATCGTCCGATCTACTCGGTTAATTCTGCCCCCGCCATGGCTCCGATCGCTGGTCGCGCCTATGCAGGGTCGGACGAGGCGGGGGTGATCATTTGCGATATGGGAGGAACAAGCTTCGATGTCAGCTTGATACGTGATGGCTACATCAAATTCTCGCGCGAAACTTGGTTGGGAGAACAGTACACCGGACACATGACCGGCCTTTCGGCTGTAGACGTAAAGAACATCGGAGCAGGTGGCGGCAGCATCGCTTGGATCGATCCGGGCGGTCTCCTGAGGGCAGGGCCGCAGAGTGCTGGTGCCGATCCTGGTCCGGCATGCTATGGCAAGGGTGGCACAAAACCGACGGTTACTGATGCGGCAGTCGTGCTTGGCTATATTGACCCAAAGTACTTCCTCGCAGGCAGAATTCACCTTTCCTCAGAGAGCGCCCGGGAAGCAATACAAAAGGAGATTGCCGAGCCTCTGAACATGTCGGTTGAGCAGGCCGCTCACGCCATACTTACGTTGGCCAACGAGCACATGGTGAGTGCGATCAGCGACATCACCATCAACGAAGGAATTGACCCACGGGAGTCTCTAATTGTCGCAGGCGGTGGAGCTGGTGGGATGACGATCGGTCGAATCGCCGATACGCTCGGGTGTGAGCGAGTCCTAGTACCCCGAACCGCCGGAACTCTCTCGGCTTGTGGGGGTCTTTTCTCCAACATCGTCAGCGAGTTCAGTGCTAGCAAGCGAACTGATACCAATGAGTTCGATTTCGAAGGTATTAACAACACACTTTTGAGTCTCGGCGAAGAAATGAACGAATTCTTCGAGCGACTTAAGACCCCGACTGACCAGCGTCGTCGCGAGTTCTTCGTCGAGGCTCGATACCCATATCAGGCATGGGAACTTGAAGTTCCCATCAATTTCGACCAGGTCAAAGGTGAGTCCGAGGTCGAGCACTTGGTAGAAAGTTTCCACGCTGCTCATGAGCGGGTGTTCGGCGTTTCCGAACCGGGCCAGCATGTTGAATGCATTTACTGGAAAGCGCGTGCCACCGCCATGCTACCCGAGTCACCTCTCGATCTAGTTTCTGAAAAAGGAAGTGCCGATAGGGAGTCGTGGACGTCCCCAGCATGGTTTGGAGATGAGACTGCTGAGGACACGAGCCGCCACCATGGCTCAATGCTCACTCACGGTGACCGCATCACCGGTCCAAGCGTGATCCAAGAACCGACGACAACGGTTGTTGTCTACCCCGGCTGGAGCGCCGTGGTGAATGAGCACGGTGACTACATGATGGAACGAGAAGCCCCAAAGGAGGTCAGATGA
- a CDS encoding ABC transporter substrate-binding protein, whose product MASAQTGFIAPFDQPFIAGLEYAVDEINAAGGLNGSIPIELDVRDGQSDAGKTVTVAQELVDSGVDFLILPGDGDLAVAGGAVGQQAGIPMMSAGTVPGMTDKVGDYMFGIAFGDNSDAAVLGKYAADQGIKTAFLLKSNDSTYTEDVPDYFAEVFTEAGGEIVGEAQYDLGQQDFSVTVTDIQNLNPQPDIIMTAAYEPDFPAFVKKLRSAGSKVPVWAADAIDTPGVYALGDKIDGTVLTASAFDAPGTPYAKFVKGFTEATGSKPEASYAGLGGDAVKVIDAAVRDAGSTDGAPVRDAIASLKNVQSVTGKISYDYPGSNRMPLKTVYLLKPKDGAPELIDTIIPSPSDIPPSK is encoded by the coding sequence GTGGCTTCTGCGCAAACCGGCTTCATAGCACCATTCGATCAACCGTTTATCGCAGGCTTGGAGTATGCGGTGGATGAAATTAATGCTGCCGGCGGGCTCAACGGTTCAATACCGATCGAGTTAGATGTCAGGGATGGCCAGTCAGACGCCGGCAAGACGGTCACCGTTGCTCAGGAACTCGTAGACTCAGGTGTCGACTTCCTGATCCTTCCCGGCGACGGCGACTTGGCAGTCGCCGGTGGTGCTGTGGGGCAGCAGGCAGGGATTCCAATGATGTCGGCTGGGACTGTCCCAGGGATGACCGACAAAGTCGGCGACTACATGTTTGGCATCGCCTTTGGTGACAACTCCGACGCTGCGGTGCTCGGAAAGTACGCCGCAGACCAGGGCATCAAGACCGCGTTCTTGTTGAAGTCAAATGACTCTACTTACACTGAGGACGTACCCGACTATTTCGCGGAGGTGTTCACGGAAGCCGGGGGTGAGATCGTTGGTGAAGCCCAATACGACCTGGGTCAGCAAGATTTCAGCGTAACTGTCACCGACATTCAGAACCTGAACCCGCAGCCCGACATCATCATGACTGCTGCATACGAGCCGGATTTCCCTGCTTTTGTCAAGAAGTTGAGATCAGCGGGATCCAAGGTGCCGGTATGGGCTGCTGACGCCATTGATACTCCCGGCGTGTACGCACTGGGTGACAAGATTGATGGGACCGTGTTGACAGCTTCGGCTTTCGATGCTCCCGGTACTCCGTACGCGAAATTCGTCAAGGGCTTTACGGAAGCCACGGGATCTAAACCTGAGGCAAGCTACGCCGGTCTGGGTGGCGATGCTGTCAAGGTCATCGACGCTGCTGTGCGCGATGCTGGGTCGACTGACGGTGCCCCAGTAAGGGACGCAATTGCGAGCCTAAAGAATGTTCAGAGTGTAACCGGCAAGATTTCATACGACTATCCGGGATCAAACCGGATGCCGTTGAAGACGGTCTACCTGCTCAAGCCCAAAGACGGGGCTCCAGAGCTGATCGACACCATCATCCCTTCGCCGAGCGATATTCCGCCGTCAAAGTAG
- a CDS encoding aldehyde dehydrogenase family protein: MVDEGRCLAPTLIEHPDRKANVWCEEIFGPVATVDRFTDFDEALRMANDSKFGLQAGVFTRDIRNGLKAANTLEFGGVLINEVPTFRADQQPYGGTKDSGNTREGPAYSIVELTEERMVTFQG; this comes from the coding sequence GTGGTCGACGAAGGGCGCTGCCTCGCCCCGACCCTGATCGAGCATCCGGACCGCAAGGCGAACGTCTGGTGCGAGGAGATCTTCGGTCCGGTCGCCACAGTCGATCGTTTCACCGATTTCGACGAAGCGCTGAGGATGGCTAACGATTCAAAGTTCGGCCTGCAGGCTGGTGTGTTCACCCGCGACATTCGCAACGGCCTGAAAGCCGCAAACACGCTCGAGTTCGGGGGGGTACTGATCAATGAGGTCCCCACCTTTCGTGCCGACCAGCAGCCCTATGGCGGTACCAAGGACTCCGGTAACACACGCGAAGGACCCGCTTACTCGATCGTGGAACTCACCGAGGAACGCATGGTCACCTTCCAAGGATGA
- a CDS encoding ABC transporter ATP-binding protein, which translates to MKVDTDRPTIRPLLEIEDLSVSYGAIAATHGVSLSVYPGEIVALIGNNGAGKSSTLNAIMGLVKPNGGRVTLDGTDATAKPPERLMNAGLTLSPEGRRIFGGLSVQENLSIGSGPGVSRSERLQRQDEMFELFPILNERKSQMGDTLSGGEQQQLALGRALMSRPKVLMLDEPSLGLAPLITEQIFEIIQKLGEQGMTILLVEQNVDRAMDVADRAYVLSAGRVEMDGTTEELASSGDLEAAYFGTMQGV; encoded by the coding sequence ATGAAAGTGGATACGGACAGGCCTACCATTAGGCCATTACTGGAAATTGAAGATCTTTCAGTTTCTTATGGCGCCATCGCGGCTACGCATGGGGTGAGCCTGTCCGTATATCCAGGCGAGATAGTTGCTCTCATTGGCAACAACGGGGCGGGCAAGTCGAGCACGCTCAACGCAATCATGGGATTGGTCAAGCCGAATGGGGGACGGGTGACGCTAGATGGGACGGACGCGACGGCGAAACCACCGGAACGGCTGATGAACGCCGGACTGACCCTTTCCCCTGAAGGACGCCGGATATTCGGAGGGCTTTCTGTTCAGGAGAACCTCTCAATAGGTTCAGGGCCAGGTGTCAGCCGGTCGGAGCGACTTCAACGGCAGGATGAAATGTTTGAATTGTTTCCGATTCTGAATGAACGCAAGAGTCAGATGGGCGACACATTGTCTGGTGGCGAGCAACAGCAGCTCGCCTTGGGCAGGGCTTTGATGTCTCGTCCGAAGGTACTCATGCTCGACGAACCCTCGTTGGGTCTCGCGCCTCTGATAACCGAGCAAATATTCGAAATTATTCAGAAACTTGGAGAGCAGGGCATGACGATTCTATTGGTGGAACAGAATGTCGATCGTGCTATGGATGTAGCCGACCGAGCTTATGTGCTCTCGGCTGGAAGAGTAGAAATGGACGGCACCACCGAGGAGCTCGCTAGTTCCGGTGACCTGGAAGCCGCTTATTTCGGCACAATGCAGGGCGTCTGA